Below is a window of Pseudomonadota bacterium DNA.
TTAATGCTGAGGGGCATATTTATGTCGATGGCCAGCCGGTCGATATTCGCAGTGTGCGCGCGATTACCGAGCGTTTCCTGGCCCAGAATCCCGACGGCAGTATCGTCATTGTCGCCGATCGTGAGATTCGCACGGGTCTGACCATCAAGGTGTTGGATCAGTGCCGGCTGGCTGGGGCGCAGCGCATCGCGGTGGCGGCCGAAGCCCCGTCCGGAACCTGAGTGAGCTTGAATCATGTCCTGTGACCATCGGCGCAAACGGGATCTGCCGCTGGCTCTGTTTTGGGCCCTGGTGATGAATCTGTTGATCATGGCCTTGATG
It encodes the following:
- a CDS encoding biopolymer transporter ExbD; its protein translation is MINVRARLRRERKPAQIDMAPMLDMVFILLIFFLVTTSFVRESGVEVKRPTALTAEDVRQNGLRFGINAEGHIYVDGQPVDIRSVRAITERFLAQNPDGSIVIVADREIRTGLTIKVLDQCRLAGAQRIAVAAEAPSGT